One genomic window of Medicago truncatula cultivar Jemalong A17 chromosome 1, MtrunA17r5.0-ANR, whole genome shotgun sequence includes the following:
- the LOC25483745 gene encoding ABC transporter D family member 2, chloroplastic, protein MYRDYTSSSALESNELTPQKKHETLLEIDNLILKTPSDSTLITDLSLTIKAKDNLLITGPSGSGKTSLLRVMVGLWRTGTGKIIYYVKGGEDAEKSISSDVNTPRDISEDRGKSISRKSGIFFLPQKPYMVLGTLRQQLLYPTWGDDLVPTLDSDKQKNVLPFLSNSDDMNSELMKPKTDELIKIFEDVRLGYILPRFGLDSTHEWSSVLSLGEQQRLAFARLLLLKPQLALLDESTSALDEPNEVYLYKKIAAAGITYISVGHRSTLSNFHDRILCISTTDSNNEQPNWHIEPTRRESSLKV, encoded by the exons ATGTACAGAGACTATACAAGTTCATCTGCATTGGAATCTAATGAATTGACTCCACAAAAGAAACATGAAACGTTACTGGAGATAGATAATTTGATTCTGAAGACACCAAGTGATTCTACACTTATTACAGACTTGTCATTGACAATCAAGGCAAAGGATAATTTACTG ATAACAGGACCAAGTGGAAGTGGCAAAACATCTTTATTAAGAGTTATGGTTGGTCTATGGAGAACCGGAACCGGAAAGATCATATACTATGTAAAAGGTGGGGAAGATGCTGAGAAATCCATTAGTTCAGATGTGAATACTCCTCGTGATATATCTGAAGATCGTGGAAAATCCATCAGCAGAAAATCTGGAATCTTTTTCCTACCTCAAAAGCCGTACATGGTTTTGGGTACTCTTCGTCAACAATTACTTTATCCAACTTGGGGTGATGATCTCGTTCCAACATTGGATAGTGATAAACAAAAAA ATGTGCTTCCTTTCTTGTCGAATTCAGATGATATGAATAGTGAACTTATGAAGCCAAAAACAGACGAGCTGATAAAGATCTTCGAGGATGTCCGTCTTGGCTACATATTACCTCGATTTGGGTTGGATTCAACACATGAATGGTCTAGTGTTCTCTCTCTGGGAGAACAGCAACGTCTTGCATTTGCTCGTCTTTTGCTTTTAAAACCTCAACTAGCTCTACTGGATGAATCGACAAGCGCACTTGATGAACCCAATGAG GTTTATTTGTACAAAAAGATTGCAGCAGCAGGCATAACATACATTAGTGTTGGCCATCGGTCAACCTTATCCAACTTCCACGACAGAATCCTATGCATATCTACAACCGATTCAAACAATGAACAACCAAATTGGCACATCGAACCCACTAGACGTGAATCCTCTTTAAAAGTTTAG